One Amycolatopsis thermophila DNA segment encodes these proteins:
- a CDS encoding HAD family hydrolase: MSVPPSLARVRRLITDGSCAALSLDVFDTILWRRTPRPTDLFAVLGARLVRDGRCPDWVTPAAFRRMRIVAEQAARRADEALGTEVSLFDIWQHMPLRIFNADLSELVHAEVLCERDFTVPDLDIAELVELAGKHHVPTVLVSDTYFTEEHLTELLDRPGLGALREARIFRSHQHGLDKTDGLWEIVLDALDVHPEQIVHIGDNAIADIEVPQELGIRTVHYERLDERFLAVLEREREPLGLEDPLGDHLDTDEGDFGLTSLRAKTLQRVDPGAQTPVRTAWRYGASVLGPVLTGFAEWVAARAHESGIAVLWCPMREGTLLSALINNAAQARGWTVEARPVWLSRHVTSLAALDPADAGSLREFVRQRHGLTVRQLLQALHLRPGEVPPLAEMLDTVLDNDREIDLISDVLTETAHLRNRLTVTVTRIRERVVRELRRTGMLEEAEPALVDLGWGGTIQFFLGQVLEQAGTGARPAGFYLATDDRSTRVFRAGLRIEGYLSQGGHPPEIARTISRSPEVLEQSVNDFCGSLLDFADDGSPVLGPASDSEAQLAQRRAVQDGIREFQNQWYRYAEDGWPDLTGTARHRLANILVSALKAPTAEEAAVFGNWAHEDNFGSALVTRVVPEDLVPAVPYLSPGDLADLTMRDAFWPALLAASDTRLAAGARALADKQVDPGLFEPSDEPAMTRLSVRTGDGEWQDGPGRRVRINHNGLSFARLDFRAADITDLALAIPGRPALVRIDWVEVRALVPGQAVPRVERWDKPDDFAGLIHAACRWLGGTLFEFDGDESAIWFPVGARMGAPVTSGQVTVAFAMLPKSRTGLGGRPPSAPRLTRVTSRVREEYRTRGPVGLATSAARIAVRQLRSGK; the protein is encoded by the coding sequence TTGTCCGTACCGCCCTCGCTCGCCCGCGTCCGTCGCCTGATCACCGACGGTTCGTGCGCGGCGCTGTCCCTGGACGTCTTCGACACGATCCTGTGGCGGCGCACGCCGCGGCCGACCGATCTGTTCGCCGTGCTGGGCGCGCGGCTGGTCCGCGACGGCCGGTGCCCGGACTGGGTCACGCCCGCGGCGTTCCGGCGGATGCGCATCGTCGCCGAGCAGGCGGCCAGACGCGCGGACGAAGCTCTGGGCACCGAGGTCTCGTTGTTCGACATCTGGCAGCACATGCCGTTGCGGATCTTCAACGCCGATCTGTCCGAACTGGTCCACGCCGAGGTGCTGTGCGAGCGGGACTTCACGGTGCCCGACCTCGACATCGCCGAACTCGTCGAACTCGCCGGCAAGCACCACGTCCCCACCGTGCTGGTGTCCGACACCTACTTCACCGAGGAGCACCTCACCGAACTGCTCGACCGACCCGGGCTCGGCGCCCTGCGCGAGGCCCGGATCTTCCGCTCGCACCAGCATGGTCTGGACAAGACCGACGGGCTGTGGGAGATCGTGCTCGACGCGCTGGACGTGCATCCCGAGCAGATCGTGCACATCGGCGACAACGCGATCGCCGACATCGAGGTCCCGCAGGAGCTGGGCATCCGCACCGTCCACTACGAACGGCTGGACGAGCGGTTCCTCGCCGTCCTGGAACGCGAACGCGAGCCGCTCGGCCTGGAGGACCCGCTCGGCGATCACCTCGACACCGACGAGGGCGACTTCGGCCTCACCAGCCTGCGCGCGAAGACCCTCCAGCGCGTCGATCCCGGCGCCCAGACGCCGGTGCGCACCGCGTGGCGCTACGGCGCGTCCGTGCTCGGCCCGGTGTTGACCGGGTTCGCCGAATGGGTCGCCGCGCGCGCCCACGAGTCCGGCATTGCGGTGCTGTGGTGCCCGATGCGCGAGGGGACCCTGCTGTCCGCACTGATCAACAACGCGGCGCAGGCCCGCGGCTGGACCGTCGAGGCCCGTCCGGTGTGGCTGTCCCGGCACGTCACCTCGCTCGCCGCGCTCGACCCCGCGGACGCGGGCTCGCTGCGCGAGTTCGTCCGGCAGCGCCACGGGCTCACCGTCCGCCAGCTGCTCCAGGCCCTGCACCTGCGGCCGGGCGAGGTCCCGCCGCTGGCCGAGATGCTGGACACCGTCCTGGACAACGACCGCGAGATCGACCTGATCAGCGACGTGCTCACCGAAACCGCGCACCTGCGCAACCGGCTGACGGTGACGGTGACCCGCATTCGTGAGCGGGTGGTGCGCGAGCTGCGGCGGACGGGCATGCTCGAGGAAGCCGAGCCGGCGCTGGTCGACCTCGGCTGGGGCGGCACCATCCAGTTCTTCCTCGGCCAGGTGCTCGAGCAGGCCGGCACCGGGGCTCGCCCGGCGGGCTTCTACCTCGCCACCGACGACCGGTCCACCCGCGTGTTCCGCGCCGGGTTGCGCATCGAGGGCTACCTGAGTCAGGGCGGCCACCCGCCCGAGATCGCGCGGACCATCAGCCGCAGCCCCGAGGTGCTGGAGCAGTCGGTCAACGACTTCTGCGGCTCGCTGCTGGACTTCGCCGACGACGGTTCGCCCGTCCTCGGCCCGGCCTCCGACAGCGAGGCCCAGCTGGCGCAGCGGCGCGCGGTGCAGGACGGCATCCGCGAGTTCCAGAACCAGTGGTACCGCTACGCCGAGGACGGCTGGCCGGACCTCACCGGCACCGCGCGGCACCGGCTCGCGAACATCCTGGTGTCCGCCCTCAAGGCGCCGACAGCCGAAGAAGCCGCGGTGTTCGGCAACTGGGCGCACGAGGACAACTTCGGGTCCGCGCTGGTCACGCGGGTCGTCCCGGAGGACCTGGTGCCCGCCGTCCCCTACCTCTCCCCCGGCGACCTGGCCGATCTGACCATGCGGGACGCGTTCTGGCCCGCCCTGCTGGCCGCCTCGGACACCCGGCTCGCGGCGGGGGCCCGCGCCCTCGCGGACAAGCAGGTCGACCCCGGACTCTTCGAGCCGTCCGACGAGCCGGCCATGACCAGGCTGAGCGTGCGCACCGGCGACGGCGAGTGGCAGGACGGGCCGGGGCGCCGCGTCCGGATCAACCACAACGGACTGTCCTTCGCCCGGCTGGACTTCCGCGCCGCCGACATCACCGACCTGGCACTGGCGATCCCGGGCCGTCCCGCGCTGGTGCGGATCGACTGGGTCGAGGTCAGGGCGCTGGTGCCCGGCCAGGCCGTGCCCCGGGTCGAGCGCTGGGACAAGCCGGACGACTTCGCCGGCCTGATCCACGCCGCGTGCCGCTGGCTGGGTGGGACCCTGTTCGAGTTCGACGGCGACGAGTCGGCGATCTGGTTCCCGGTCGGCGCCCGGATGGGCGCCCCGGTGACGTCCGGGCAGGTGACCGTGGCGTTCGCGATGCTGCCGAAGTCGCGCACCGGGCTCGGCGGACGTCCGCCGTCCGCGCCGCGGCTGACCAGGGTGACCAGCCGGGTGCGCGAGGAGTACCGCACCCGCGGACCGGTCGGGCTGGCCACCTCGGCGGCCCGGATCGCCGTGCGGCAGCTGCGGAGTGGCAAGTGA
- a CDS encoding class I SAM-dependent methyltransferase: protein MNDYGTREDPHAQARAARQLPLLLHSLSCFREIFEIVYAHHPISTVVEVGVESGQVSGIYAELGASAVYCVDPAPTESLRAAIAANEALHLVENWSPDVLADLPVADLYVLDGDHNYATVRAELEWVLTHAPDAVVVLHDLLWPCSRRDQYYEPSGLAAEDRHPSSSDGPTIWHDELTPAGFVGLGAFTCAQEAGGERNGVLTAVEDALAAHDGWRLAMIPAIFGVGVLTRDEALLTALAPYRDSTLLSTMENNRLALYTRLLQLQFEAVAHSGHADQLAETIARQGRDIERLTGEAAGLRAEADDLRRQNERLRAMLDERPATRAGRVLRRR, encoded by the coding sequence GTGAACGACTACGGCACGCGCGAAGACCCGCACGCCCAGGCGCGGGCGGCCCGGCAGCTGCCCCTGCTGCTGCACTCGCTGTCCTGCTTCCGGGAGATCTTCGAGATCGTCTACGCCCACCACCCGATCTCCACGGTGGTCGAGGTCGGGGTGGAATCCGGGCAGGTCAGCGGCATCTACGCCGAGCTCGGCGCGTCCGCGGTGTACTGCGTGGACCCGGCGCCGACGGAGAGCCTGCGCGCCGCGATCGCCGCGAACGAGGCACTGCACCTGGTCGAGAACTGGTCGCCGGACGTGCTGGCCGACCTGCCGGTCGCCGATCTGTACGTGCTGGACGGCGACCACAACTACGCGACGGTGCGCGCCGAACTGGAGTGGGTGCTCACGCACGCCCCGGACGCCGTCGTCGTGCTGCACGACCTGCTCTGGCCGTGTTCGCGGCGGGACCAGTACTACGAGCCGTCCGGCCTCGCGGCCGAGGACCGTCACCCGTCCAGTTCGGACGGTCCGACGATCTGGCACGACGAGCTGACCCCGGCCGGTTTCGTGGGCCTCGGCGCGTTCACGTGCGCGCAGGAGGCCGGTGGCGAGCGCAACGGTGTGCTCACCGCGGTCGAGGACGCCCTGGCCGCGCACGACGGCTGGCGGCTGGCGATGATCCCGGCGATCTTCGGCGTCGGCGTCCTCACGCGGGACGAGGCGCTGCTCACCGCGCTGGCGCCGTACCGCGACTCGACGTTGCTGTCCACCATGGAGAACAACCGGCTCGCGCTGTACACCCGGTTGCTGCAGCTGCAGTTCGAAGCGGTCGCGCACTCCGGTCACGCCGACCAGCTGGCCGAGACGATCGCCCGGCAAGGGCGCGACATCGAGCGGCTCACCGGTGAGGCCGCGGGCCTGCGCGCCGAGGCCGACGACCTGCGACGGCAGAACGAGCGGTTGCGCGCGATGCTCGACGAACGTCCCGCGACGCGGGCCGGCCGCGTCCTCCGACGGCGGTGA
- a CDS encoding glucosyltransferase, with protein sequence MNRPRIATVAASLGWVLAATWVQLMRRPGLRVYDVVWAEDGGVFLNQAMRHSLWHNVVTPHAGYLQVVAKLVVQPVAALPLSWAAAGLATGAALVVALISLLVWFRSGAVLRSTWARVLVTAIVPLLPQAGFEVNAAVNDLHWYLAYAAFWVLLAPPRSVRGQAGAAAVVALAALSDPLTALVLPAAIVGIVRAQRRRIACIAPAVMVVALAVQGWVHLTRAAGYRASETVWGELPSIYGLRVLLSAVTGDRLLGPVYRSFGLAPVAVAGVVVALAVAALLWRAERVARQVVAVSLVCSVAYLVVSVGLRGTGGFLDRAEFSLNGSRYAIVPLLLVWVAVAALLDRLRPRAVVGGVVAVFLGVQVLSDWGAAGVRAGGPSWRASVAAARSACAAPARAPQPAPLVAEEDGPYAAPITPGPDDVTIIVAPEPPAGEPLLFAVVAPCAELRG encoded by the coding sequence GTGAACCGGCCCCGCATCGCGACGGTCGCGGCGAGCCTCGGGTGGGTGCTCGCCGCGACCTGGGTGCAGCTCATGCGCAGACCCGGCCTGCGGGTGTACGACGTGGTGTGGGCGGAGGACGGCGGGGTCTTCCTCAACCAGGCGATGCGGCATTCGTTGTGGCACAACGTGGTCACGCCGCACGCCGGGTACCTGCAGGTGGTCGCGAAGCTGGTCGTCCAGCCGGTCGCGGCGCTGCCGCTGTCGTGGGCGGCGGCCGGTCTCGCGACCGGGGCCGCGCTGGTGGTGGCGCTGATCTCGCTGCTCGTGTGGTTCCGCAGCGGCGCCGTGCTGCGGTCGACGTGGGCGCGGGTGCTGGTGACGGCGATCGTGCCGCTGCTGCCGCAGGCCGGGTTCGAGGTGAACGCGGCGGTCAACGATCTGCACTGGTACCTGGCGTACGCGGCGTTCTGGGTGCTGCTGGCGCCGCCGCGGTCGGTGCGCGGGCAGGCCGGCGCGGCGGCGGTGGTGGCGCTGGCAGCGCTTTCCGATCCGCTGACCGCACTGGTGCTGCCCGCGGCGATCGTCGGGATCGTGCGCGCTCAACGGCGTCGGATCGCGTGCATCGCGCCGGCGGTGATGGTGGTGGCGCTGGCCGTGCAGGGCTGGGTGCACCTGACGCGCGCCGCCGGGTACCGGGCGAGCGAAACCGTGTGGGGCGAACTGCCGTCGATCTACGGGTTGCGGGTGCTGCTGAGCGCGGTGACCGGCGACCGGTTGCTGGGGCCGGTGTACCGCTCGTTCGGCCTGGCGCCGGTGGCGGTCGCCGGCGTGGTGGTGGCGCTGGCGGTGGCCGCGCTGCTCTGGCGGGCGGAGCGGGTGGCGCGGCAGGTCGTGGCGGTGAGCCTGGTCTGTTCGGTGGCGTACCTCGTGGTGTCCGTGGGGTTGCGCGGCACGGGCGGTTTCCTGGACCGGGCGGAGTTCTCGCTGAACGGGTCGCGGTACGCGATCGTGCCGCTGCTGCTGGTGTGGGTGGCGGTGGCGGCCCTGCTCGACCGCCTGCGCCCACGGGCGGTCGTCGGCGGGGTGGTGGCGGTGTTCCTGGGCGTGCAGGTCCTCAGCGACTGGGGCGCGGCCGGGGTGCGGGCCGGGGGGCCGTCGTGGCGCGCATCGGTGGCCGCGGCGCGTTCTGCCTGTGCCGCACCGGCCCGCGCACCCCAACCGGCGCCGCTGGTGGCCGAAGAGGACGGCCCGTACGCCGCGCCGATCACGCCCGGCCCCGACGACGTGACGATCATCGTGGCACCCGAGCCGCCCGCCGGGGAGCCGCTGCTGTTCGCGGTGGTGGCCCCGTGCGCGGAGTTGCGGGGTTAA
- a CDS encoding GuaB3 family IMP dehydrogenase-related protein, translating to MRDLVEIGMGRTARRAYDLDDVEIVPSRRTRSSAVVSTAWQIDAYRFDIPLVTHPTDAVVSPATAVEVGKLGGLGVLNAEGLWARHADAERALLRLVDAAKDEDRTALVRTLQELHSAPVQPELLAEAMRQVRESGVTVAARVSPQRAAELTPHLIAAGVEILVVQGTIISAEHVAHDDADPLDLKDFIGGLDVPVIAGGVSDYRTAMHLMRTGAAGVIVGHGYTPGVTSTDRVLGIGVPMATAIIDAAAARRDYLDETGGRYVHVLADGGMTSSGDIAKAIACGADAVVVGAPLAAASEAPGHGLYWTAAAAHPNLPRSRVAAGPDIEVDLKTLLFGPSSDAEGSVNLFGGLRRAMAKTGYSDLKEFQRVGLSVRR from the coding sequence GTGCGCGATCTGGTCGAGATCGGCATGGGACGCACCGCACGGCGGGCGTACGACCTCGATGACGTGGAGATCGTCCCGTCGCGGCGGACCCGGTCGTCGGCGGTCGTGTCCACCGCGTGGCAGATCGACGCCTACCGCTTCGACATCCCGCTGGTCACCCACCCGACGGACGCGGTGGTGTCCCCGGCGACCGCGGTCGAGGTCGGCAAGCTGGGCGGTCTGGGCGTGCTCAACGCCGAGGGCCTGTGGGCCCGCCACGCCGACGCCGAGCGGGCGCTGCTCCGCCTGGTCGACGCCGCCAAGGACGAGGACCGCACCGCGCTGGTGCGGACCCTGCAGGAACTGCACTCCGCGCCCGTCCAGCCCGAGCTGCTGGCCGAGGCGATGCGGCAGGTGCGCGAGTCGGGTGTGACGGTCGCCGCGCGGGTGAGCCCGCAGCGCGCCGCCGAGCTGACGCCGCACCTGATCGCCGCCGGCGTGGAGATCCTGGTCGTGCAGGGCACGATCATCTCCGCGGAGCACGTCGCGCACGACGACGCGGATCCGCTGGACCTCAAGGACTTCATCGGTGGTCTGGACGTGCCGGTGATCGCCGGTGGCGTGTCCGACTACCGGACCGCGATGCACCTGATGCGCACCGGCGCGGCGGGCGTGATCGTCGGCCACGGGTACACGCCGGGCGTGACGAGCACCGACCGCGTGCTGGGCATCGGCGTGCCGATGGCGACCGCGATCATCGACGCGGCCGCCGCCCGGCGCGACTACCTGGACGAGACGGGCGGCCGGTACGTGCACGTGCTCGCCGACGGCGGGATGACCAGCTCGGGCGACATCGCGAAGGCGATCGCGTGCGGCGCGGACGCCGTGGTGGTCGGGGCGCCGCTGGCCGCCGCCTCCGAGGCGCCCGGGCACGGCCTGTACTGGACGGCGGCCGCCGCGCACCCGAACCTGCCGCGCTCGCGGGTCGCGGCCGGACCGGACATCGAGGTCGACCTGAAGACCCTGCTGTTCGGCCCCTCGTCCGACGCGGAGGGCTCGGTGAACCTCTTCGGCGGCCTGCGCCGCGCGATGGCCAAGACGGGGTACTCGGACCTCAAGGAGTTCCAGCGCGTGGGGCTCTCCGTCCGCCGTTAA
- the guaB gene encoding IMP dehydrogenase yields MTSEFAPEDKFAMLGLTFDDVLLLPAESDVVPSSVDTSTRLSRNVTLRIPLISAAMDTVTEARMAIAMARQGGMGVLHRNLPIEEQAAAVEVVKRSEAGMVTDPVTCSPDDTLAEVDALCARFRISGLPVTDASGALVGIITNRDMRFELDHSRPVSEVMTRENLITAQVGVTADAALGLLRRHKIEKLPIVDGAGKLRGLITVKDFVKTEQYPHATKDPDGRLVVGAAVGVGAAGHQRAMALADAGVDVLMVDTAHGHSRAVVDMVATLKKELGDTVDVVGGNVATRAGAQALVDAGADAVKVGVGPGSICTTRIVAGVGVPQISAIYEADKACRPAGVPVIGDGGIQYSGDIAKAITAGASTVMLGSLLAGTAESPGDLILVNGKQFKTYRGMGSLGAMQSRDGRKSYSKDRYSQDDVLSEDKLVPEGIEGRIPFRGPLVNVVHQLVGGLRSGMGYAGAETIEQLQRAQLVRITAAGLKESHPHDVTMTVEAPNYTSR; encoded by the coding sequence ATGACGAGCGAGTTCGCCCCGGAAGACAAGTTCGCGATGCTCGGGCTGACCTTCGACGACGTGCTGCTGCTGCCGGCCGAGTCCGACGTCGTGCCCAGCAGTGTCGACACGTCGACCCGGCTGTCCCGGAACGTGACCCTGCGCATCCCGCTGATCTCGGCGGCCATGGACACCGTCACCGAGGCCCGCATGGCGATCGCCATGGCGCGCCAGGGCGGCATGGGCGTCCTGCACCGCAACCTGCCGATCGAGGAGCAGGCGGCGGCGGTCGAGGTCGTCAAGCGGTCCGAAGCCGGCATGGTCACCGACCCGGTCACCTGCTCGCCGGACGACACCCTCGCCGAGGTGGACGCCCTGTGCGCCCGCTTCCGCATCTCCGGCCTCCCGGTCACCGACGCCTCCGGCGCGCTGGTCGGCATCATCACCAACCGCGACATGCGGTTCGAGCTGGACCACAGCCGCCCGGTCAGCGAGGTGATGACCCGCGAGAACCTGATCACCGCGCAGGTCGGGGTCACCGCGGACGCCGCGCTGGGCCTGCTGCGCCGCCACAAGATCGAGAAGCTGCCGATCGTCGACGGCGCCGGCAAGCTGCGCGGCCTGATCACCGTCAAGGACTTCGTCAAGACCGAGCAGTACCCGCACGCGACCAAGGACCCGGACGGCCGCCTGGTCGTCGGCGCCGCGGTCGGCGTCGGCGCGGCCGGTCACCAGCGCGCGATGGCGCTCGCCGACGCGGGTGTGGACGTGCTGATGGTCGACACCGCGCACGGCCACTCGCGCGCGGTCGTCGACATGGTCGCCACCCTGAAGAAGGAGCTGGGCGACACCGTCGACGTCGTCGGCGGCAACGTCGCGACCCGCGCGGGCGCCCAGGCGCTGGTCGACGCGGGCGCGGACGCGGTCAAGGTGGGCGTCGGGCCCGGCTCGATCTGCACCACCCGCATCGTCGCCGGCGTCGGCGTGCCGCAGATCTCCGCGATCTACGAGGCCGACAAGGCCTGCCGCCCGGCCGGCGTGCCGGTGATCGGCGACGGCGGCATCCAGTACTCCGGCGACATCGCCAAGGCCATCACGGCCGGCGCGTCCACCGTGATGCTGGGCAGCCTGCTCGCCGGCACCGCCGAGTCGCCGGGCGACCTGATCCTGGTCAACGGCAAGCAGTTCAAGACCTACCGGGGCATGGGGTCGCTCGGCGCGATGCAGTCGCGGGACGGGCGCAAGTCCTACTCGAAGGACCGCTACTCGCAGGACGACGTGCTGAGCGAGGACAAGCTGGTGCCGGAGGGCATCGAGGGCCGCATCCCCTTCCGCGGCCCGCTCGTCAACGTCGTGCACCAGCTGGTCGGCGGCCTGCGGTCGGGCATGGGTTACGCGGGCGCGGAGACGATCGAACAGCTGCAGCGGGCTCAGCTGGTGCGGATCACCGCCGCCGGCCTGAAGGAGAGCCACCCGCACGACGTGACGATGACGGTCGAGGCGCCCAACTACACCTCGCGCTGA
- a CDS encoding DUF5319 domain-containing protein, with product MPHEVLPPDPFADDPDDPARELAGFGDDELAEPMDAQARAELLADLSDLAVYQALLEPRGVRGIVVDCGECDQPHFHDWHLLRASLEQLLADGRMRPHEPAFDPDPADYVSWDYCRGFADGITTTENAY from the coding sequence GTGCCGCACGAAGTGTTGCCCCCCGACCCGTTCGCCGACGACCCGGACGACCCCGCTCGGGAGCTCGCCGGCTTCGGGGACGACGAGCTGGCCGAACCGATGGACGCGCAGGCGCGCGCCGAGTTGCTCGCGGACCTGTCTGACCTCGCGGTCTACCAGGCGCTGCTGGAACCGCGCGGGGTGCGCGGGATCGTGGTCGACTGCGGCGAGTGCGATCAGCCGCACTTCCACGACTGGCACCTGCTGCGCGCGAGCCTCGAGCAACTGCTCGCGGACGGGCGGATGCGCCCGCACGAGCCGGCCTTCGACCCCGACCCGGCGGACTACGTCAGCTGGGACTACTGCCGCGGCTTCGCCGACGGCATCACCACGACCGAGAACGCCTACTGA
- a CDS encoding anti-sigma-D factor RsdA has product MTDRDDVRRELDELEFDPTMSSSQAEFEADLTAIRADDGLLDSLGGSDPGIADDLGDQELNALLLSWRRDIDSEPLAELIDTDTAVTTIKTAALARRHGQRARRRRLLVPVAAAAAVLAIGFTGTSIAARDAQPGDTLWGLTKVLYADHARSVEAASAARIDMQQASIALSQGRIAEAQRALAEAAAKLSQVTEEENLSQLMAEHQQLASMLPDSSTSTPDSSTSSPTSAAMPPVSSTRLPSSSTTSSSQPTTTTTPSPSSTTSPTPSTESSTTPPGDGTSGSTIRYDTPAAGTGSGSGQPAGVDSGTTSSSH; this is encoded by the coding sequence GTGACCGATCGCGACGACGTCAGACGTGAGCTCGACGAGCTCGAGTTCGACCCCACCATGAGTTCGTCACAGGCGGAGTTCGAGGCGGACCTCACCGCGATCCGCGCCGACGACGGTCTGCTGGACTCGCTCGGCGGGTCCGACCCGGGCATCGCCGACGACCTCGGTGACCAGGAACTCAACGCGCTGTTGCTGTCCTGGCGACGGGACATCGACAGCGAGCCGCTCGCCGAGCTGATCGACACCGACACGGCGGTCACCACGATCAAGACGGCCGCGCTGGCCCGCCGCCACGGGCAGCGGGCACGCCGTCGCCGTCTGCTCGTGCCGGTCGCCGCGGCCGCCGCGGTCCTCGCCATCGGGTTCACCGGCACCAGCATCGCCGCGCGGGACGCCCAGCCCGGCGACACGCTGTGGGGCCTGACCAAGGTGCTCTACGCCGACCACGCGCGGTCGGTCGAGGCCGCGTCCGCGGCCCGGATCGACATGCAGCAGGCGAGCATCGCCCTGTCCCAGGGGCGCATCGCCGAGGCGCAGCGGGCGCTGGCCGAGGCCGCCGCGAAGCTGAGCCAGGTCACCGAGGAGGAGAACCTCAGCCAGCTGATGGCCGAGCACCAGCAGCTCGCCTCGATGCTGCCGGATTCCTCGACCAGCACGCCCGACTCGTCGACGTCGTCGCCCACGTCGGCCGCGATGCCGCCGGTGAGCTCCACGAGGCTGCCGTCCTCGTCGACGACCTCGTCGTCCCAGCCGACCACGACGACCACCCCGTCGCCGAGCAGCACGACCTCGCCGACCCCGTCGACGGAGAGCAGCACCACCCCGCCCGGCGACGGCACGTCGGGCAGCACCATCCGCTACGACACCCCGGCCGCGGGTACCGGCTCCGGCTCCGGCCAGCCCGCCGGCGTCGACAGCGGCACCACGAGCAGCTCACACTGA
- a CDS encoding sigma-70 family RNA polymerase sigma factor, whose amino-acid sequence MANVGDGLDEPVAAAVEGDPQAVERLLAAIRPLVVRYCRARVGRQERSFASADDVAQEVCLAVLTALPSYRDQGRPFLAFVYGIAQHKVADAHRAAARNRAEPVAEIPDEIEGDIGPEQRALQGELNERMAQLLRVLPDKQREIVVLRVVVGLSAEETADAVGSTPGAVRVAQHRALARLRKALASEEVA is encoded by the coding sequence ATGGCCAATGTGGGGGACGGGCTGGATGAGCCAGTCGCCGCCGCTGTCGAGGGGGATCCCCAGGCGGTCGAGCGGCTACTGGCCGCTATCCGTCCCCTGGTGGTGCGGTACTGCCGCGCCAGGGTCGGACGACAGGAGCGGTCGTTCGCCTCGGCAGACGATGTGGCTCAGGAGGTGTGTCTCGCAGTGCTCACGGCGTTGCCTTCGTACCGTGACCAAGGGCGCCCGTTCCTGGCCTTTGTGTACGGCATCGCCCAGCACAAGGTGGCCGACGCGCATCGGGCCGCCGCGCGCAACCGGGCCGAGCCGGTCGCCGAGATCCCCGACGAGATCGAGGGCGACATCGGGCCGGAACAACGCGCACTGCAGGGGGAGTTGAACGAGCGCATGGCACAGCTGCTCCGGGTTCTGCCCGACAAGCAGCGCGAGATCGTGGTGTTGCGAGTGGTCGTGGGCCTGTCCGCCGAGGAGACCGCCGATGCGGTCGGTTCGACGCCGGGTGCCGTCCGGGTCGCCCAGCACCGCGCGCTGGCCCGGCTCCGCAAGGCGCTGGCGTCCGAGGAGGTGGCCTGA
- a CDS encoding response regulator transcription factor: protein MTTVLICDDRRSVREGLTRVMSAVPGVSRIDCVAHGDELLARYSRQPVDVVLVGTQRAMPAGVEATRRLVSANPQANVIVFGAPDDAGSIAAAIAGGARGYLRWDASRPELVAALAHTLASTSVPAPRQPADPGVQLTERELQVLRGMSQGKSNGQIGRELYLSEDTVKTHARRLFRKLGVRDRAQAVAHGFRRGLVS from the coding sequence GTGACGACGGTCTTGATCTGCGACGACCGACGCAGTGTCCGCGAAGGGCTCACCCGCGTGATGTCTGCTGTCCCCGGTGTCAGTCGCATCGACTGTGTAGCGCACGGTGACGAGTTGCTGGCCCGGTACTCGCGGCAGCCGGTCGACGTCGTGCTCGTCGGCACCCAGCGCGCGATGCCGGCCGGGGTGGAGGCGACTCGGCGGCTGGTGTCCGCCAACCCTCAGGCCAACGTGATCGTCTTCGGCGCGCCGGACGACGCCGGCAGCATCGCCGCCGCCATCGCCGGCGGCGCTCGCGGCTACCTGCGCTGGGACGCGTCCCGGCCGGAGCTGGTCGCCGCGCTCGCGCACACCCTCGCCAGCACCTCCGTGCCCGCGCCGCGCCAGCCGGCCGACCCGGGCGTCCAGCTCACCGAGCGGGAGCTGCAGGTACTGCGCGGGATGAGCCAGGGCAAGAGCAACGGCCAGATCGGCCGCGAGCTCTACCTGTCCGAGGACACGGTCAAGACCCACGCCCGGCGGCTGTTCCGCAAGCTCGGCGTGCGGGACCGTGCGCAGGCGGTCGCCCACGGGTTCCGCCGCGGGCTCGTCTCCTGA